A DNA window from Amycolatopsis sp. DSM 110486 contains the following coding sequences:
- a CDS encoding nitric oxide reductase activation protein NorD yields the protein MTALAPLTGSLSLYYRALCGRGCELVPYDDDAELRQRPDTATTVRLPSHVHSGPSWYQVALTHRALHHELGTFELALDRPEPFFRRLRPAGLSGGLDRFAGLFGRTALAVEVFTVLEDLRVDTAALRLFPGLAPAYERVRDDELATRPDLAELPPRSAAAEALVRLSLGATSIRLPQPLHPAVTRMAAVAKVLADRESTVESTAEAAIRCYGVLARLPNLTPAAGPDEDVAFTESAVDDGFTLPGQEFRLEGDEVFDVRFAPVHYRDVPGPRYLGLSASGMPLTEAILRMTGEESQAADEFTQRSLAAESGQVDVTTVQRPPEPLPHDHGPDLEDHHHGETGPVHANGRHEFAYPEWDHRAGEYLADWCLVREKRPRSGRSGRAHRDALKRNRALLPALTAQLERMAPLGRRRRTRLRHGDDLDLDACVEAMADLRTGRTPGEAVYSALEPVAREVAVAFALDLSSSTAERLPERDDGIRRILDLERESVALLLEAVERVGDSYGIYGFSGTGREDVVVSVVKSLDERRTPATLRRLDGLVPQHTTRMGPAIRHLTRRLATHGAPSKLLVLVSDGRPFDLDYGQRYGQDAVLDYALADTTRALAEARLAGVRPYLITVDPAGGDYLRTMCDPDEYHVIADPRDLPVALARLYVTARRAWPVT from the coding sequence ATGACGGCGCTGGCGCCGCTGACCGGCTCACTCTCGCTGTACTACCGGGCGTTGTGCGGGCGCGGCTGCGAACTGGTGCCCTACGACGACGATGCCGAACTTCGCCAGCGGCCCGACACCGCGACGACCGTGCGGCTCCCGTCGCACGTGCACTCGGGACCGTCGTGGTACCAGGTGGCGCTGACGCACCGCGCGCTACACCACGAACTCGGGACTTTCGAGCTCGCCCTCGACCGGCCGGAGCCGTTCTTCCGGCGGCTGCGCCCGGCCGGCCTGAGTGGCGGGCTCGACCGCTTCGCCGGCCTGTTCGGCCGAACGGCGCTCGCGGTCGAGGTGTTCACCGTGCTCGAAGACCTGCGCGTGGACACCGCGGCCCTGCGGCTGTTCCCCGGTCTGGCACCGGCCTACGAGCGGGTACGCGACGACGAGCTGGCGACGAGGCCGGACCTCGCCGAGCTGCCGCCCCGCTCCGCCGCGGCCGAGGCGCTCGTCCGGCTGAGTCTCGGCGCCACCTCGATCCGGCTGCCGCAGCCACTGCATCCGGCAGTCACCCGAATGGCCGCCGTGGCCAAGGTACTGGCCGACCGAGAGTCCACTGTGGAATCGACGGCCGAGGCGGCGATCCGATGCTACGGCGTGCTGGCGCGGCTGCCCAACCTCACGCCCGCGGCGGGGCCGGACGAAGATGTCGCGTTCACCGAGTCCGCTGTGGACGACGGGTTCACGCTGCCGGGCCAGGAGTTCCGACTCGAAGGCGACGAGGTGTTCGACGTCCGGTTCGCGCCCGTGCACTACCGCGACGTGCCCGGTCCCCGGTATCTCGGTTTGTCGGCTTCCGGCATGCCGCTCACCGAGGCGATCCTGCGGATGACCGGCGAGGAAAGCCAGGCGGCCGACGAGTTCACCCAACGCTCGCTGGCGGCCGAGAGCGGACAGGTCGACGTCACGACGGTCCAGCGCCCGCCGGAGCCGCTGCCGCACGACCACGGCCCCGACCTGGAAGACCACCACCACGGGGAAACCGGGCCCGTCCACGCGAACGGACGGCACGAGTTCGCCTACCCGGAGTGGGACCACCGCGCCGGGGAGTACCTGGCCGACTGGTGCCTGGTGCGCGAGAAGCGGCCCCGTTCGGGGCGCAGCGGCCGCGCGCACCGCGACGCGCTCAAGCGCAACCGCGCGCTGCTGCCCGCGCTGACCGCGCAGCTGGAACGCATGGCTCCGCTCGGGCGCCGCCGGCGCACGCGGCTGCGCCACGGCGACGACCTCGACCTCGACGCCTGCGTCGAAGCCATGGCCGACTTACGGACCGGACGGACGCCGGGCGAGGCCGTGTACAGCGCGCTCGAACCGGTGGCCCGCGAGGTGGCCGTCGCGTTCGCGCTGGACCTCAGCTCGTCGACGGCCGAACGTCTGCCCGAGCGCGACGACGGGATCCGCCGGATCCTCGACCTGGAGCGGGAATCGGTCGCGTTGCTCCTCGAGGCGGTGGAGCGGGTCGGCGACAGCTACGGCATCTACGGGTTCTCCGGCACCGGCCGCGAGGACGTCGTGGTTTCGGTCGTGAAGTCCCTCGACGAGCGGCGCACGCCGGCAACCCTGCGGCGGCTCGACGGGCTCGTGCCGCAGCACACCACCCGGATGGGCCCGGCCATCCGCCACCTCACCCGCCGGCTCGCCACGCACGGCGCCCCCTCGAAGCTGCTCGTGCTGGTTTCCGACGGTCGTCCGTTCGACCTCGACTACGGGCAGCGGTACGGCCAGGACGCCGTGCTCGACTACGCGCTCGCCGACACCACCCGCGCGCTCGCCGAAGCCCGGCTCGCCGGCGTCCGCCCGTACCTCATCACCGTCGACCCGGCCGGCGGCGACTACCTGCGGACGATGTGCGACCCCGACGAGTACCACGTG
- a CDS encoding CbbQ/NirQ/NorQ/GpvN family protein codes for MTAPFYLPAGDEVDLFRAAYDQRIPVLLKGPTGCGKTRFVEYMAWEIAKQRTGAPPDEPLVTITCHDDLTAADLVGRYLLSAEGTTWLDGPLTRAARTGAICYLDEVVEARKDTTVVLHSLTDHRRMLPLERLGTTVAAHPDFLLVVSYNPGYQVTSKDLKPSTRQRFLAIEFGYPDADLEAEIIAHEAGVPADVAEALAALGARIRNLDAADLVDGPSTRLLVHAGALIGRGVAPRRACDLALVLATSDDRDVQDAVRQVTHAVFAA; via the coding sequence GTGACCGCGCCGTTCTACCTGCCCGCCGGCGACGAGGTCGACCTCTTCCGCGCGGCCTACGACCAGCGCATCCCGGTGCTGCTCAAGGGACCCACCGGGTGCGGCAAGACCCGGTTCGTCGAGTACATGGCGTGGGAGATCGCGAAACAGCGCACCGGGGCGCCGCCGGACGAGCCGCTGGTGACGATCACCTGTCACGACGACCTCACCGCGGCCGACCTCGTCGGCCGGTACCTGCTCTCGGCCGAGGGCACGACGTGGCTCGACGGGCCGTTGACGCGGGCCGCGCGCACGGGTGCGATCTGCTACCTCGACGAGGTGGTCGAAGCCCGCAAGGACACGACCGTGGTGCTGCACTCGTTGACCGACCACCGACGGATGCTGCCGCTCGAACGGCTCGGCACCACCGTGGCGGCGCACCCGGACTTCCTGCTGGTGGTGTCGTACAACCCGGGCTACCAGGTCACGAGCAAGGACCTCAAGCCGAGCACCCGACAGCGGTTCCTCGCCATCGAGTTCGGCTACCCGGACGCCGATCTGGAGGCCGAGATCATCGCGCACGAAGCGGGCGTGCCCGCGGACGTGGCCGAGGCACTGGCCGCGCTCGGCGCCCGGATCCGCAACCTCGACGCCGCCGATCTCGTCGACGGCCCGAGCACCCGCCTGCTCGTCCACGCCGGCGCGCTCATCGGTCGCGGGGTCGCACCGCGGCGCGCGTGCGATCTCGCGCTGGTGCTGGCCACCAGCGACGACCGGGACGTGCAGGACGCCGTCCGGCAGGTGACGCACGCCGTGTTCGCGGCATGA